A stretch of DNA from Synergistaceae bacterium:
AGGCGCAAAAAAATTATTGCGTGCATTTGAAGTCTTCAACCTCGATATAAACAATAAAATTTGCGTTGATTTCGGAGCGTCTACAGGAGGATTCACAGATGTAATGCTCTCAAAGGGTGCGAAAAAAGTTTATGCGGTTGACGTAGGAAGGGGACAATTAATTTGGCGGCTTGCAAGTGATTCGCGCGTCGTAGTAATGGATCGCACTAATGCAAGATATTTGACTCGTGAAAATTTCCCGGATTCTATAAATTTTGCGGGCTGTGATGTCTCGTTTATCTCGCTGAAATTGATTTTGCCGGTAATTGATGATGTTGCTGACTCTGCTGTCGTGCTGATAAAACCTCAATTCGAGGCCGGACGCGATAAAATTTCAAAAGGGGTTGTGCGCGATAAATCAATTCATGCTGAAGTCCTCGAA
This window harbors:
- a CDS encoding TlyA family RNA methyltransferase, whose protein sequence is MNMKNKERLDKLLPELGLTETRNKAQALIMSGKVRVNGQVITKAGALFERCEKITLDEISEWASRGAKKLLRAFEVFNLDINNKICVDFGASTGGFTDVMLSKGAKKVYAVDVGRGQLIWRLASDSRVVVMDRTNARYLTRENFPDSINFAGCDVSFISLKLILPVIDDVADSAVVLIKPQFEAGRDKISKGVVRDKSIHAEVLENITSFIDNNTNFVISGLTHSPITGPEGNIEFLCYLTREEENKIFLDIDSILNEAYKFFER